Proteins co-encoded in one Ignavibacteria bacterium genomic window:
- a CDS encoding T9SS type A sorting domain-containing protein, with the protein MFNKFFSSLIILTALLVFDGWGQSATVTLRPSFVDLSSTTSYSAVLMTLSSYSSNDAKYRLFSTNQYNCWNGTTFVSSSTYSAGPSVPGTPSSSSTFWIIYQRGNNNTTSASYRDRLGPSYGTNYQTVALPAATSISSPFTLSGNVSTIGGYTLTNRYVVLGYSAISGGTLLSATSTELTSGNFSLVCDGTSNVKRIEIRDLNNTLMNTILSPVAGWTANSSVNEPTSAATGLSISPFSSISMTLNWTNGNGEKRLVVMKSGSAINGDPVDGSAYTANSIFGSGGTTSANNFVVFNGTGNSVEVTGLTAGTTYHVAIYEYNSASLDYLTSSKLVGNETTVGSGPDPNVSLTGTDPGSAQIVVGTTKNIIYRTQLSVTGADVTMTDAGFTTSGNYTASDIQSGGFKLYYSTDATLDIGDTELGSISSLSDGTAGDLLLFTGFSRDFAVGSAYLFLTADVDAAATTLRTISTDTPGAADFTFTVTVTNTGSSFAAGSTHTFYKSPPTLTADNSSNTVDNNIDIAFSANAAWTAAITAVKIGGTGLTVTTDYEVINGMITLKPSGGNSLLTTAGSKLVTVEATGYTTASVTQQINAGAPTSNSTATISAALGLNTTRTVTVTAKDQYNNLVSGYTFKYDATITDATATTDESYTIDGTARTVTVTDINLTTVTDISGVATFTIALPSIVDANDGISVQVQLDNGTTNVGTAFIYIKQPVQVMISHLSVDYGAATDEFIVLFNNTNSDFDLNGYELQYFAASGGTGLKISFSTSTIIPSKKYYLLASNATVTIGSVNVTRDNSFTSGMGTSGQLQLRQASTPSNILYAVAWGTITSYVAGMTDAATWSGDGMISLTPSGTTYVRNDYNTSNTQYSHTLAANIAFIPNSSDAPLPVELTSFTAKSTGNTVTLNWETKTEVDNNGFEVERNANGNWQKIGFVEGHGTANSPKYYSFIDNGAIGNKIQYRLRQIDNDGTFEYSPVVEVELNPTTFALYQNYPNPFNPSTMIRFSMPVSGNVALNVFNTLGEKVATLLNGQMETGYHEVSFDAKNLPSGLYFYEIKTGDFSSIKKMILMK; encoded by the coding sequence ATGTTTAACAAGTTCTTTTCTTCATTAATTATTTTAACGGCGCTCCTCGTCTTTGACGGGTGGGGGCAAAGTGCGACAGTTACTCTTCGTCCATCCTTTGTGGATTTAAGCTCCACCACATCATATAGTGCGGTATTAATGACGCTCTCGAGTTATTCCTCTAATGATGCGAAATATCGATTGTTTAGTACAAATCAATATAACTGCTGGAATGGTACGACATTTGTCTCTTCAAGTACATATTCTGCTGGACCTTCTGTTCCCGGTACACCAAGTAGTAGTTCAACATTCTGGATAATTTACCAAAGAGGAAACAACAATACTACCTCTGCTTCATATAGAGACAGATTGGGACCAAGTTATGGTACAAACTACCAAACCGTTGCATTACCTGCAGCTACTTCAATCTCATCACCATTTACACTTTCTGGGAATGTAAGTACCATCGGGGGATATACATTAACAAATCGATATGTTGTGTTGGGCTATAGTGCCATCTCCGGGGGTACTCTTTTATCCGCAACATCAACAGAGCTAACTTCGGGTAACTTCTCTCTTGTATGTGATGGCACTTCAAATGTTAAGAGAATTGAGATTAGAGATTTAAATAATACATTGATGAACACAATACTATCACCAGTGGCTGGTTGGACGGCAAATTCTTCTGTGAATGAACCAACTTCAGCCGCAACAGGACTTTCTATCTCACCCTTTAGTAGTATCTCCATGACATTAAATTGGACTAATGGAAACGGAGAGAAAAGACTTGTAGTGATGAAATCCGGATCAGCTATTAATGGAGATCCTGTTGATGGAAGTGCTTATACAGCAAATTCAATTTTTGGATCAGGAGGTACTACTTCAGCGAATAATTTTGTTGTTTTTAATGGAACCGGGAATTCTGTTGAAGTAACCGGTTTAACGGCTGGAACTACTTATCATGTTGCGATCTATGAATATAATAGTGCGTCTTTGGATTATTTGACATCATCAAAATTAGTGGGAAATGAGACAACGGTGGGTTCTGGTCCGGATCCTAATGTCTCACTGACCGGTACCGATCCTGGTTCGGCACAAATAGTGGTTGGAACAACCAAAAATATTATTTACAGGACTCAACTATCGGTTACAGGGGCGGATGTGACAATGACAGATGCCGGGTTTACAACATCAGGAAATTACACAGCTTCTGATATTCAAAGCGGGGGATTCAAGCTTTATTATTCTACAGATGCCACTTTGGATATCGGTGATACTGAGCTTGGAAGCATCTCCTCACTGAGTGATGGTACAGCCGGAGATTTATTACTTTTTACAGGTTTCTCTCGCGACTTTGCTGTTGGCTCCGCTTACTTGTTTTTAACAGCAGATGTTGATGCTGCAGCGACAACCTTAAGAACAATCAGTACTGATACTCCTGGAGCAGCAGATTTCACTTTTACTGTCACAGTGACAAATACAGGATCAAGTTTTGCAGCAGGAAGCACTCATACATTTTACAAGAGCCCTCCCACACTGACTGCTGATAATTCTTCAAACACTGTTGATAATAATATTGATATTGCTTTCTCTGCAAATGCAGCATGGACAGCAGCAATCACCGCCGTAAAAATTGGTGGGACAGGTTTGACTGTAACGACCGATTATGAAGTGATAAATGGCATGATCACATTAAAGCCATCGGGAGGCAATTCACTTCTAACCACCGCGGGAAGCAAATTAGTGACTGTTGAAGCCACAGGTTATACAACAGCATCTGTCACTCAGCAGATAAATGCTGGTGCTCCGACAAGCAATTCGACCGCAACAATATCTGCAGCACTGGGATTGAACACAACCAGAACCGTAACCGTTACGGCGAAGGACCAATATAATAACCTGGTATCCGGATATACATTCAAGTACGATGCAACAATAACAGATGCAACTGCAACAACAGATGAAAGTTATACCATCGACGGGACTGCAAGAACTGTCACTGTAACTGACATCAATTTAACTACGGTTACAGATATCAGTGGAGTTGCAACTTTCACTATAGCACTACCTTCAATCGTTGATGCAAATGATGGAATAAGTGTACAAGTGCAACTTGATAATGGAACAACAAATGTTGGCACAGCATTTATTTACATCAAACAACCTGTCCAGGTAATGATTTCTCATCTTTCTGTAGATTATGGTGCGGCAACTGATGAATTTATCGTACTTTTCAATAATACAAACTCTGATTTCGATCTGAATGGGTATGAATTACAGTATTTTGCTGCATCGGGTGGAACAGGCCTTAAAATCTCTTTCAGTACTTCTACGATTATTCCATCCAAAAAATACTATCTTCTGGCTTCGAACGCAACAGTAACTATAGGAAGCGTAAATGTAACCAGGGATAATAGTTTTACAAGTGGAATGGGAACTTCCGGACAGTTGCAACTGAGGCAGGCATCCACCCCATCAAATATTTTATATGCTGTAGCCTGGGGAACAATCACTTCTTACGTTGCCGGAATGACAGATGCAGCCACATGGTCAGGGGATGGAATGATTAGTCTGACTCCATCGGGAACTACATATGTAAGAAATGATTACAATACTTCCAACACACAATATTCTCATACTTTGGCGGCTAATATTGCATTCATCCCAAACAGTAGTGATGCCCCCCTCCCCGTGGAACTCACCTCCTTCACTGCGAAATCAACCGGAAACACAGTCACCCTTAATTGGGAGACAAAGACCGAAGTTGACAACAACGGATTTGAGGTTGAAAGAAACGCAAACGGCAACTGGCAGAAGATTGGATTTGTGGAAGGACATGGAACGGCGAATTCTCCGAAGTATTACAGTTTCATTGATAATGGTGCGATCGGGAACAAAATTCAGTACAGACTCCGTCAGATCGATAATGATGGTACATTTGAGTACTCACCTGTTGTGGAAGTAGAACTGAATCCCACAACATTTGCCCTGTATCAGAACTATCCGAATCCGTTTAATCCATCGACGATGATTCGTTTTTCGATGCCTGTTAGTGGAAATGTAGCTTTGAATGTATTCAATACGCTTGGTGAAAAGGTGGCTACACTTCTTAACGGACAGATGGAAACAGGTTATCATGAAGTGTCGTTTGATGCAAAGAATCTCCCCAGCGGGCTTTATTTCTATGAGATAAAGACGGGAGATTTCAGTTCTATTAAAAAAATGATTTTAATGAAATAA
- a CDS encoding T9SS type A sorting domain-containing protein, with translation MFKHITLLLFITALLAFDGWAATYYSQGSVAPNTLANWKSTRDGSGSPTTPGSFTAGDIFVIQNGHSMTTSGTWSISGTNSKLWIENGGILTIVHTVTLATATTFQMDNGSSCVVNVALALATTLFQGTESFSSNSTIEIKVNPSGTTAPGGSGYGNLIINVASGSNFGWGGTLTTVQGNLTIKATGGGAIRHALVASAANKSVTVGGNLVVEGGAFYFSSGSSTVDMTVTGNVLISGGTLDLANSTGAGTLNISGNLTISGGTLLANSTVSTINFNGVSSQFTFSSGTLTNTRINWAVNTSKSLTLNNSLPVATSRSLTVNGTLDCGTDTVIGAGSFTLASGATLKIGSPDGISNAVSTGNIQVSGTRTYNFGGIYEYNGGSAQVTGPSLPATISGTLKINNSFGVTATNGVTVSGILDLSSGFFNLNDKSFTFSGTVTGSGTLSGTSLTDVTISGTGAFGTLNFSSGSRVLGALTLNRTSSGTVTLGSDLLIDVGDLTLTSGHLSLGANTLTIASGSDILTPSSSSFIVTNGAGSLKWTIPDATSKIFPVGFSSANYNPVTLTNPTSKEFSVRAKSGTSNPVVSTAHLPVFWDITPTGVDNLNATVKLQWNGSQESGQVGFDRASNLELARWTGAPLGWVTKTATLTGADPYTAEATGFSAFSEFGVSTNGALPVELTSFTASAKGTSVTLNWETKTEVDNNGFEVERNTNGNWDKIGFVEGHGTANSPKYYSFVDNGAIGNKIQYRLKQIDNDGTFEYSPEVEVELNPTTFALYQNYPNPFNPSTMIRFSMPVNGNVALNVFNTLGEKVATLLNGQLEAGYHEVSFDAQNLPSGLYFYEIKAGDFSSIKKMILIK, from the coding sequence ATGTTTAAACATATTACTTTGCTACTTTTTATAACTGCTTTGCTCGCCTTTGATGGGTGGGCAGCAACATATTATTCACAGGGAAGTGTTGCTCCTAACACTCTCGCCAACTGGAAATCGACGCGAGATGGTTCAGGCAGCCCAACGACTCCCGGGAGTTTCACCGCTGGAGATATTTTCGTGATCCAAAACGGTCACAGCATGACTACATCTGGAACTTGGTCGATCTCCGGAACGAATAGCAAACTCTGGATTGAAAATGGCGGGATACTAACGATAGTTCACACTGTGACACTAGCCACTGCCACAACTTTTCAAATGGATAATGGTAGTAGTTGTGTTGTGAATGTTGCTCTTGCTTTGGCCACAACTTTATTTCAGGGAACGGAAAGCTTCTCATCTAATAGTACAATTGAAATAAAAGTTAATCCTTCTGGGACCACTGCACCTGGTGGAAGTGGTTATGGAAATCTCATTATCAATGTTGCCAGTGGTTCCAATTTTGGATGGGGTGGTACTTTAACAACTGTTCAAGGGAATCTTACGATCAAGGCGACAGGTGGGGGAGCTATAAGGCATGCCCTTGTCGCTTCAGCAGCCAACAAGTCTGTGACTGTTGGAGGTAATCTTGTGGTAGAAGGCGGCGCATTTTATTTTTCGAGTGGCTCTTCAACTGTGGATATGACAGTAACAGGAAATGTACTTATTTCGGGTGGAACTTTGGATCTTGCAAATTCCACAGGTGCTGGCACCCTAAATATAAGTGGTAACTTGACTATTAGTGGCGGAACATTGTTGGCGAATTCAACCGTGAGTACTATTAATTTTAACGGTGTCTCGTCACAGTTTACATTTTCTTCTGGCACATTAACCAATACACGAATTAATTGGGCTGTTAACACTTCGAAATCATTAACATTAAACAACAGTTTACCTGTTGCAACTAGTCGATCCTTGACAGTGAATGGGACGCTTGATTGTGGTACTGATACCGTAATCGGTGCAGGGTCATTTACATTAGCATCCGGGGCAACTCTTAAAATTGGATCACCTGATGGGATATCTAATGCGGTTTCTACCGGAAATATTCAAGTTTCAGGGACTAGGACTTACAATTTTGGCGGGATTTACGAGTATAACGGAGGAAGTGCACAGGTGACAGGACCATCGTTACCGGCAACCATATCAGGTACATTAAAAATTAATAACTCGTTTGGTGTAACTGCGACCAATGGAGTTACTGTTTCAGGGATTTTGGACCTCAGTTCCGGTTTCTTTAATCTGAATGACAAGAGTTTTACTTTCAGTGGAACAGTTACGGGTTCAGGGACTTTGTCCGGGACTTCATTAACAGATGTCACAATTTCCGGAACAGGGGCGTTTGGTACTTTAAATTTTTCGAGCGGAAGCAGAGTGTTAGGTGCATTGACGTTAAACAGGACTTCCAGTGGGACTGTGACTTTGGGAAGCGATCTTCTTATCGATGTTGGAGATTTAACATTGACTAGCGGGCACTTATCACTCGGTGCAAACACATTGACAATCGCATCCGGGTCTGATATTTTAACTCCATCCTCCTCATCATTCATTGTGACAAATGGAGCCGGTAGCTTAAAATGGACGATTCCTGACGCAACGTCCAAGATATTTCCAGTGGGTTTCTCTTCAGCAAATTATAATCCAGTAACTCTGACGAATCCAACTTCAAAAGAGTTCTCAGTCAGAGCGAAATCAGGTACATCAAATCCTGTTGTAAGTACTGCCCACCTGCCGGTCTTTTGGGATATTACACCTACAGGAGTGGACAACCTTAATGCAACTGTTAAGCTTCAGTGGAATGGTTCTCAAGAATCCGGGCAAGTAGGATTTGACCGTGCTTCCAATCTGGAACTTGCAAGATGGACCGGTGCACCTTTAGGTTGGGTTACGAAGACAGCAACTTTAACAGGCGCTGATCCATACACTGCGGAAGCCACAGGCTTTTCTGCGTTCTCCGAGTTTGGAGTTAGCACAAACGGTGCCCTCCCCGTGGAACTTACCTCATTCACAGCTTCAGCAAAAGGTACATCAGTTACTCTGAACTGGGAGACAAAGACCGAAGTTGACAACAACGGATTTGAGGTTGAGAGAAACACAAATGGCAACTGGGATAAGATTGGTTTTGTTGAGGGACACGGAACTGCGAACTCACCGAAGTATTACAGTTTTGTGGATAATGGTGCGATCGGGAATAAAATTCAGTACAGACTGAAACAGATCGACAATGACGGTACATTTGAGTATTCACCTGAAGTGGAAGTGGAACTTAATCCCACAACATTTGCGTTGTATCAGAACTATCCCAATCCATTTAATCCATCGACGATGATCCGTTTCTCGATGCCGGTAAATGGAAATGTCGCTTTAAATGTTTTTAACACGCTAGGGGAAAAAGTGGCAACACTTCTTAACGGACAGTTGGAAGCCGGTTACCATGAAGTGTCGTTCGACGCTCAGAATCTCCCCAGCGGACTTTATTTCTACGAGATAAAGGCTGGAGATTTCAGTTCGATCAAAAAAATGATTTTAATAAAATAG